From the genome of Spinacia oleracea cultivar Varoflay chromosome 2, BTI_SOV_V1, whole genome shotgun sequence, one region includes:
- the LOC110796618 gene encoding EID1-like F-box protein 2 — translation MPLSKQYRCMHSASCACTKGHLTEDVILLVFQQLNWNPKLIAAFSCACKWFDDFAKRVLWKEFCKTRAPKMMIDLHSSGSHSVDGSWRALGKLLIYCSGCTKGGLFNNIHIPGHFVYRTRFSRTSGKSFLLPQCRSDVLYVSDPCEHLDQGEDGDIGFFRGMFKSFSMSKVRKLLIKRKAELHPTEACPYCKAKLWSMQEAKMIPQSASCRLGAYEDCIEYYVCLNGHMLGLCTLLPLSESEEASELE, via the coding sequence ATGCCTTTATCGAAGCAATATCGGTGTATGCATTCAGCGAGTTGTGCCTGTACAAAAGGGCATCTAACAGAGGACGTGATTCTCCTTGTTTTCCAGCAATTAAATTGGAACCCTAAGTTGATTGCGGCTTTCTCCTGTGCTTGTAAATGGTTTGATGATTTTGCAAAGAGAGTTTTGTGGAAAGAGTTTTGTAAGACAAGAGCTCCTAAGATGATGATTGATCTGCATTCTAGTGGTAGTCATAGTGTTGATGGGAGCTGGAGGGCACTTGGAAAATTGCTTATCTATTGTTCAGGTTGTACCAAAGGAGGCTTGTTCAATAACATTCACATCCCTGGTCATTTTGTATATAGAACCCGATTCTCAAGAACATCAGGAAAGAGTTTTCTTTTGCCACAGTGCAGATCAGATGTTCTGTATGTCTCGGATCCTTGTGAACATCTTGACCAAGGGGAAGATGGAGATATTGGATTTTTCAGGGGTATGTTCAAGTCTTTTTCAATGTCCAAGGTTCGCAAGTTGCTGATCAAAAGAAAAGCAGAACTTCACCCTACAGAGGCGTGCCCTTATTGTAAGGCAAAATTGTGGAGTATGCAAGAAGCAAAAATGATACCACAGAGTGCCAGTTGCAGGTTGGGAGCTTATGAAGATTGCATTGAGTATTATGTTTGTCTTAATGGTCACATGCTTGGGCTCTGCACTCTTTTGCCCTTGTCTGAATCCGAGGAAGCATCTGAATTGGAGTAA
- the LOC110796619 gene encoding ribulose-phosphate 3-epimerase, cytoplasmic isoform: MGVQPKIAPSMLSSDFANLASEAQRMLDCGADWLHMDIMDGHFVPNLTIGAPVIESLRKHTKAYLDCHLMVTNPLDYVEPLGKAGASGFTFHVEVSKDNWQELVEKIKSKGMKPGVALKPGTPIEEVYPLVEGHNPVEMVLIMTVEPGFGGQKFMLETMDKVCALRKKYPSLDIEVDGGLGPSTIDAAASAGANCIVAGSSVFGAPEPAQVIKLLRKTVEEAQQ, from the exons ATGGGAGTTCAACCCAAAATCGCACCGTCTATGCTATCCTCAGACTTCGCCAATTTGGCTTCTGAAGCTCAAAGAATGCTTGATTGTGGTGCTGATTGGCTTCATATGGATATTATG GATGG GCACTTTGTCCCAAATCTTACAATTGGTGCTCCAGTTATCGAGAGTCTAAGAAAGCACACTAA GGCATATCTAGACTGCCATCTTATGGTCACAAATCCGCTTGATTATGTGGAGCCATTAGGGAAAGCTGGTGCTTCTGGCTTTACGTTTCATGTTGAGGTCTCTAAAG ACAATTGGCAAGAACTTGTTGAGAAGATAAAGTCGAAAGGGATGAAACCTGGTGTTGCACTGAAGCCTGGGACACCCATTGAAGAAGTTTACCCTTTG GTGGAAGGACATAATCCAGTTGAGATGGTCCTTATTATGACAGTGGAGCCTGGATTTGGTGGTCAGAAGTTTATGTTAGAAACCATGGATAAG GTTTGTGCATTGAGGAAGAAGTACCCGTCCCTTGATATCGAG GTTGATGGTGGCTTGGGGCCATCTACTATCGACGCTGCAGCTTCAGCTGGAGCAAATTGTATTGTGGCTGGAAGCTCAGTATTTGGGGCCCCAGAACCAGCCCAAGTTATCAAATTACTGAGGAAGACTGTGGAGGAAGCTCAGCAATAG